The nucleotide window TACTGGTTTATCTGGAAAAACTTTTGAATATTTGCACTCTGGGAATACTGTTCTTTGTGGGCCTAATCCACAAGAAGATTTGCTCTTTTTTGTTCTACAAAGTAGCAATGCAGAAGTTTTGAAAGATTATGCATCATTCAAATTGGCAATGGAGAATTTAAAAGATCAGACTACTATTAAAAGGGTTGAATTAAACATTTTACAGCGATCTTACTGGGTCCACAAGCTTGCAAATTTTCTTAAAGAATTGAAATTAAAATCATCTGATTCTGGTAGAGAAAAACTAAAAATAGGATGAAAAACAATATGGAAAAAGCACAAAGCAATATTGTTGGAAAAGGTTTAATTGCAAACGCTTTTTTTCATTTAAACAATAAGGGAGTAATCATTTTCGCTTCAGGTGTTTCAAATTCTAAATCAGTAATCGAGGAGGAGTATGTAAAAGAAAAAGAATTGCTTTTACATACAATTAAACAAAATCCAGCCTTTACAATGCTTGTTTATTTTAGTACCTACAGCATTAATGATCCTGAGGCGGCAAAAACCAGGTATGTTAGGCATAAACTTGAGATGGAAGAATTGATTAAACAAAAATTAAGTAAGTATCTGATTATTCGCACTGGAAATGTCGTTGGAAAAACAACAAATCCATATACGATAATGAATTTTGTTTATTCTAAAATCGTTGAAAAACAAACATTTGAACTTTGGTCAGGTGCAATTCGGAATGTTTTAGATATTGAACATCTTTTTCAAATGGTTAAATATTTATTGGAAAAGGGAATTGTAAATAAGACTTTATATCTTGTTAATCCAATAGATTACAAAATGACAGAGATTGTGCATGTTTTTGAAAAAGTGTTAAAATTGCAAGCTCAATTGGTTAATGTTAACAAGGGGTGTCACTTTAATTATGAAAGAAATTTATCTAATGAACTCTTTGAAATTTTAAATATATCCTCAGAAAATTATTTAACAAAATTGATAGAAAAGTATTATTTATGGAAGTAAAAAGGATACTTGTAGCAGTTGAAAGTCCCGATTTTAATTTACTTAATACATATTCAGCCGTATCAAGTGTTATTTATTCATTTTCTGATTTACTACGTAAAAATGGATTTGAGATTTGGGTAAATGATATGAAATTAGAAGATTGGGAGGCTCTGGGTGGATCTGAAAACACGGTTTTATTACCAGTAAAGAGCTACTACCGCTTTTTTCCGAAAAGAATACGAGAGTTGATAAAAGATATTTTTAAATTTAAACAACTCCATAAGTTAGAGACTTCTATAGGTATTATTTCTAAGCCGGATGTTATTATTTCTTGGATTTCCCCTTGTTCATCATTTAGCGTTGATTTGTCAAAAAAATGGCAAGTTCCTTTGATTTCTATTTTTGACCACCCTTATAATGAGGAATATAAATTTTTATTTGGATTTTATCCTTTTTTTAAAAACAGGATAAACAAACATGAAAAAAGAGTTTTAAATAATTCCCAGTCAGTTATTATATATTCAAAAGTAGTGAGAGATTATATTCAGAATAAATATAACACCAAGACGAAATTTTATTATAAGGCCTTTGCCGATTTTAAACGAATGAGTTTCAGTGATTTCCAAAGAGATATGTCTGTGATCAACTTGGGTTATATTGGTTCATTTTTTAATTGGCATAGAATAGATGATTTAATTGAAGCTTTCCTTTTGTTGGATCAGGAAGAAGATTATAATTGCAATCTTTATTTAATTGGGGATGGGCCTGAATATGACCGTTTAATAAATTCTGTAAAGCATGATAGAATTATTTTTACGGGTAGGAAAGATGGGGCAGAATTAGAAAATCTTCTGAAACGAATTCATATTGGGATTATTCCAAATGCATTATGGTTTCAAGGTCCGGTGAAATTATTTCAATATTCTGCTGCACAGATGCCAGTAATTTGCCGCAGGACTCCCACAATTGAGGAACTGACCAAACAAACTGAAGGATTTCTTTTTTTTGAGAACATTGAAACATTGGTAAAACAATTTAAGGTATTGCTAAATAATAAAAATAAAATTCAGGAACTTGGAATGATAAATCAGCAATTTGCAAGAGAAAATTTTTCAGAAAAAGAGTATTATTCTTTTTTTAATAAAATTTTTCAGGAAATTTAAAATAGTGAATTAAAACTCTCTCAAGGAGATATTTTATCTTGATGTTATATGTTTGTAATATTAATGATTACATTGTTTTAATGCAGCAATATAGAAAAGGGTTCTATGTGTAAGTAAATTCATGAAAAAGAAAATGATAATTAAATGATAAAAGTACTCATATTTGGCAGTTCTGGTTTTGTTGGTGCTGCACTTGTAAAATACATGAGTGAACTTGGTTACTCTGTTTCAGGTTGTGATATTATTAATAATGATGAAAAAGAATACCTGAATGCTTTTTATTTTGCACAAGACAACCAAGAAAGTTTGAATGAAATATTTTTATCAAATTACGATGTATGTATTAACTGTGCCGGTTCAGCTTCAGTTGCCTATTCCTTTGAAAACCCTTTTAAAGACTATGAATTAAATACCCGGATTGTATTTAGGATACTCTCATCTATAAAAAAAGAAAGCCCTGAATGCAGGTTTATTAATTTGTCCAGTGCGGCTGTTTATGGAAATCCTGCCTCCCTTCCCATAAAAGAAGAGG belongs to Bacteroidota bacterium and includes:
- a CDS encoding NAD(P)-dependent oxidoreductase, with amino-acid sequence MKNNMEKAQSNIVGKGLIANAFFHLNNKGVIIFASGVSNSKSVIEEEYVKEKELLLHTIKQNPAFTMLVYFSTYSINDPEAAKTRYVRHKLEMEELIKQKLSKYLIIRTGNVVGKTTNPYTIMNFVYSKIVEKQTFELWSGAIRNVLDIEHLFQMVKYLLEKGIVNKTLYLVNPIDYKMTEIVHVFEKVLKLQAQLVNVNKGCHFNYERNLSNELFEILNISSENYLTKLIEKYYLWK
- a CDS encoding glycosyltransferase family 4 protein — encoded protein: MEVKRILVAVESPDFNLLNTYSAVSSVIYSFSDLLRKNGFEIWVNDMKLEDWEALGGSENTVLLPVKSYYRFFPKRIRELIKDIFKFKQLHKLETSIGIISKPDVIISWISPCSSFSVDLSKKWQVPLISIFDHPYNEEYKFLFGFYPFFKNRINKHEKRVLNNSQSVIIYSKVVRDYIQNKYNTKTKFYYKAFADFKRMSFSDFQRDMSVINLGYIGSFFNWHRIDDLIEAFLLLDQEEDYNCNLYLIGDGPEYDRLINSVKHDRIIFTGRKDGAELENLLKRIHIGIIPNALWFQGPVKLFQYSAAQMPVICRRTPTIEELTKQTEGFLFFENIETLVKQFKVLLNNKNKIQELGMINQQFARENFSEKEYYSFFNKIFQEI